The genomic interval CTCGTGGACCGAGTTCGCCTTGGAGACACCGGCGCATACTGCGAGCTGTGGGACCGGCACCATGGTGCGGGGCTGCGCGCGGCAGCCAAGATCACGCGGCGCTACGACCCGGACGACATGGTCCAGGAGGCATTCGCTCGGATCCTGTCCGCAATCCGCCGAGGATGCGGCCCACGAGAAGGGTTCCGCCCGTATCTCTACGCCACGATCCGCAACCTCTCGGTGAACTGGACACGCGACCTGGCGGCGTCCGACACGCTCGACGACCTGATCGACGTCGTCGACCCGGAGTCGGTCTTCGACGACGCCGTACTGGACCGGACGATCACCGGACGTGCCTTCCGCAGCCTGCGCACCGAGTGGCGCACCATCCTCTGGTACACGTCGGTCGAGGGAATGCCGCCCCGCGAGGCGGGCCGGTATCTGGGCCTGTCCGCGAACGCGGCCGCCGCGCTGGCCTACCGCGCACGCGAGGCGCTGCGCGTGGCCTGGATCCAGGCCCATGTGTCGACGGCGGGTATCGACGAAGGGTGCCAGACCTCTGTCGCGCAGCTGGGCGCGTACAAGCGCGGTCAGCTGTGCACGGCTGAGGTCGACCGGCTCGAAGACCACCTGAAGGTCTGCCTGCGCTGCTCGATCCTCGTCGAGGAGCTCGACGACGTCGCGGACCGGCTGCGCGCCGTTCTCGTGCCGCTGATCCTCGGGCCGGGCCTGGCCGGCGCCTTCGAGGGGATGGCTGGGGCGGGCTTCTCGGCCTCCGTCCCCGCCCCGGCGGCGCGGCCGGCTCCTTCCGGCGCCGGGGAGGGTGCGGGCGGCGTCTCCCGCGGTCCGGGGCGGTTGAGGCCGACCCATGCCGGGCCAGGGGCGAAGGTGGCCGCGCTGGTGCTCGCGACGGCGCTCGGCCTGACCGCCGGCTGGGCCGTGTGGCGCAGCCTGGGTGGCGAGCAGCCTCAGAAGGACCCCGCCGCGATGGCGCTGCCGGAGCGGGCGCCTGCCGCGGAGGACGACGGG from Xylanimonas allomyrinae carries:
- a CDS encoding sigma-70 family RNA polymerase sigma factor produces the protein MALAAHAEQADDPTALSDAELVDRVRLGDTGAYCELWDRHHGAGLRAAAKITRRYDPDDMVQEAFARILSAIRRGCGPREGFRPYLYATIRNLSVNWTRDLAASDTLDDLIDVVDPESVFDDAVLDRTITGRAFRSLRTEWRTILWYTSVEGMPPREAGRYLGLSANAAAALAYRAREALRVAWIQAHVSTAGIDEGCQTSVAQLGAYKRGQLCTAEVDRLEDHLKVCLRCSILVEELDDVADRLRAVLVPLILGPGLAGAFEGMAGAGFSASVPAPAARPAPSGAGEGAGGVSRGPGRLRPTHAGPGAKVAALVLATALGLTAGWAVWRSLGGEQPQKDPAAMALPERAPAAEDDGDASDDPPTVPGGDPGPAGAVLVPEGLSDLADPDTRPGTATPSASAGPGDQDRSTDRAGAILPSAEDMALPARDADGTPKDPGTAAPQPSPEPLQAPHVDGVTQSLYLPEVRGTADPGASVTVVADGVPVARTTADAHGGWSATLAFDVAPAAPPVVAAYQEVDGRRSPSAPIAEPLDIKTPTVEAVSVVPSPTVTFTAVPGTVVHVSVDGLVTGYPHAVLGGTTVRALIGLRPGPHTVAVRYADPATGRYGAWARTGFTIP